The Anaeromyxobacter sp. Fw109-5 genomic interval CTTCCGGAACATGAGCGAGCAGGACGACCACACCGAGCTGCTCATCTTCATCACCCCCCGCATCCTGAACCGGGCGGCGACCGCCGTCGCCGCGGGGAACTAGGAGCTGCCATGAAGACGAGACTCGCGACCCTCGCCCTCGCCAGCGTCGCGCTCGCCTGCGCGGACAACGGCGCCTCCCTCCAGCCGTTCGCGATCTGCTCCCCGCCGGACAGCGCGACCGAGTGCGTCTTCGACGACGCCTGCGAGACGGTGCACATGGGGCCGCTCATGATGGACCCGGGGCTCGCGTCCATGTCCGTCTTCCTCCAGGTCAACAACCAGCTGCCGAACAACGAGGACCTGTCGGCCGGCCGCCTCAACACCAACGACGCCTACGTGACGGAGTACGAGGTCGAGTGGGAAGGCCCCGCGACGATCGGGGACGTCGTGGGCCAGACGCAGGCCATGGTCCCTGCGGGTGGCAGCACCATCGTCGGGCTCCTCCTGCAGCGCCCGGCGGCCGCCGGACAGGTCGTGGCGAAGCTGCGGCTGAAGGGGCATTACGCGGACCAGTCGGAGTTCGAGACCGCCGCCTACGAGACGCCGCTCATCGTCGGAGCCGTCCCGCCGCCGGTGTGCCCCACGGGCGAGTTGCTGAAGGGCACCTGCGGCGGGAGCGTCGGGCAGGTTCCGCTCGGCTTCGAGTGCGAGGCGCCGGACACCACGACGACCACCCCCACGACGCCTTGACGCGCCGCGTTCCGGCCGAACGCTTGACGTTGCACGCGCGGGCGGGCTAAGTACGAGCCCGCTCCGCGCGTCCGTGCTCGTAATGACGGAGGTTTTTGGCCGGCGGAGCCACCGCACATGAGCTTCCGCGCCCATCTCGAGCAGGTCTGCCGGAGCGTCGACGGAGCCGTCGCGTGCTCGCTCATGGGCATGGACGGGATCGAGATCGACACGCACCTCACCGGCGAGGGCGACGTCGCGGACGTGCGCTCGCTCCTCGTCGAGTACTCGGGCGTCCTGCGCAGCGCGCGCGAGGCGGCCGAGGCGCACGAGGCGGGCGGCGTGGCCGAGGTGGCGATCGCGACCGACAAGCTGCTCGCCGTGGCCCGGCAGGTCTCGCCGGAGTACTTCATGGTGGTCGCGCTGACGCCCGGGGGGAACCTCGGGAAGGCGCGCTACCTGCTCCGCGTCACCGCGCCGAAGCTCGAGGAAGAGCTCTAGGGACGGGCGGCCGACCGTCGGGACAGGCAGCCGCCGCTGCCGCAGCGCGGCGGGCGGATCACTCTCACCCAGACCTTCGAAGGAGCGACACAGCAATGGCAGAGACGCTCGACACCTCGGCGTTCCGCCGCGGCCTCAAGATCGAGATCGATCGGGAGCCGTGGGAGATCATCGAGTTCCAGCACGTGAAGCCGGGGAAGGGCTCGGCGTTCGTGCGGACGCGCATCAAGAACCTCATCACCGGGCGCACGATCGAGAAGACGTTCAAGTCCGGCGACGTGGTGGGCAAGCCCGACATCGACGAGAAGGAGATGCAGTTCCTCTATCGCGAGGGCGACCACTTCAACTTCATGGACAACAAGACCTACGACCAGACGTTCCTCACCGAGGAGCAGATGGGCGAGGCCAGGAACTTCATCAAGGACAACACCACCACGCACATCCTGTTCTTCAACGGGAAGGCGATCGGCGTCACGCTGCCGAACGCGATGGACCTCAAGGTGGTGAAGTGCGACCCGGGCATCCGCGGCGACACGGTGTCCGGCGCCACGAAGCCCGCGACCCTCGAGACCGGCTACGTCGTGAACGTGCCGCTCTTCATCAACGAGGGCGAGATCCTCCGCATCGACACCCGCACCGGCGAGTACCTGACCCGCGTCGCCGGCTAGCCCGCCGCACCTCCCCGCAACGAAGGAGATCCCCCGATGGCGACCCGCCCGCTGAAGCAGCAGCCCCACGTAGCGCAGGAGCCCGCCCGCACCTCCGACACCGCCGCGGGGCAGGGCTTCTCGATGGAGGACGTGAAGAAGCTCGTGGCGCTCGTCGAGAAGAGCGACGTCACGCACATCGCGTGGCAGCGCGGGGTCGAGAAGGTCGTCATCCGCCGCGGCGCCGTCGCCGCGCCGGCGCCGGCCGCGGCTCACCCCGCGCCGGCCCTCCACGCCGCCCCGGTGGCCGCCCCCGTCCCGGCCCCGGCCGCCGCCTTGGCGCCTGCGGGCGCGAAGCCGGAGGCGAAGAGCGACAAGCCGGGCACCATCGTGAGCTCGCCCTTCGTCGGCACGTTCTACCGCGCGCCCTCCCCCGACTCCCCGCCGTTCGTGGAGGTCGGCCAGAAGGTCAAGAAGGGCCAGACGCTCTGCATCGTCGAGGCGATGAAGCTCATGAACGAGATCGAGTCGGAGGTCGACGGGACCGTCGCCGAGATCTTCGTCCAGAACGCCACGCCGGTGGAGTTCGGCGAGCAGCTGTTCCGCGTCGTCCCGGGCTAACCCCCGCCGGAGCCCCGAATGTTCAAGAAGGTCCTCGTCGCGAACCGGGGCGAGATCGCCCTCCGGGTGATCCGCGCCTGCCGTGAGCTCGGCGTCTCCACCGTCGCGGTCCACTCGACCGCGGACGCCGAGTCGCTCCACGTCCGCTTCGCCGACGAGGCCATCTGCATCGGGCCGCCCCAGTCCCGGGACAGCTACCTCAACGTCCGCGCGCTCCTCTCGGCCGCCGACGTCACCGGCGCCGACGCCATCCACCCAGGGTACGGGTTCCTCTCCGAGAACGCCGAGTTCGCGGAGATGGTCACCACGATGAACCTCAAGTTCATCGGGCCGCGCCCGGAGATGATCCGGCTCATGGGGAACAAGGTCGCCGCGCGCGAGGCGGCCGAGAAGGCGGGCCTGCCGCTCCTGCCCGGCGCCCGCGGCAAGCTCAGGGACGCGGAGGAGGCCGAGCGGATCGCGGAGGAGGTCGGCTACCCGGTCATCCTCAAGGCGGCGGCGGGCGGCGGCGGGCGCGGCATGAAGATCTGCCGCGAGCGCGGCCAGATCCGCCAGCTCTTCGAGACCGCCAGCAACGAGGCGCTGTCGGCCTTCGGCGACGGCTCGATGTACCTCGAGCGCTACGTCGAGATGCCGCGCCACATCGAGCTGCAGATCGTGGCCGACGAGCACGGCCGGGTGATCCACCTGGGCGAGCGCGAGTGCTCGGTGCAGCGGCGCCACCAGAAGCTGATCGAGGAGTCGCCTTCACCCGCCGTCACTCCCGAGCTCCGGCGCGAGATGGGCGAGGTGGCGCTCTCGGCCATGAGGAACATCGGCTACAACAACGTGGGGACCATCGAGTTCCTCATGGACGAGAAGGGCCGCTACTACTTCATGGAGATGAACACGCGCATCCAGGTGGAGCACCCGGTGACCGAGCAGGTCTACGGGCTCGACCTCCTGCGCGAGCAGATCCGGCTCGCCGCGGGCGAGCCGCTCGAGCGCACGCAGGAGTCGGTCTTCCCGCGGGGCCACGCCATCGAGTTCCGCGTGAACGCGGAGGACCCCGTCACCTTCGCGCCGTCGCCCGGCAAGATCACCGGCTACCACCAGCCCGGCGGCTACGGGGTGCGCGTCGACACCATGGCGTACGAGCAGTACAAGGTGCAGCCCTACTACGACTCGCTCGTGGCGAAGCTGGTCATCACCGGCGCGAACCGCGAGGTGGCGATGCAGCGCGCCGCGCGGGCGCTGCACGAGTACGTCATCGAGGGCATCAAGACCAACATCGCCTTCCACAAGCGGGTCCTGGCGCACCCGGGCTTCGCCGGCGGTCAGTACGACACGCGCATCGTCGATCAGATCCTGAACCCGCCGGCGCCTCCCGAGATGCCGAAGGCGGCCGCGGGCGGCTAGCCGAGAGCGGCGCCGTGCGCGCCCGCGCGGGCGCGCCGGGGCTGCGCAGATTCCCGAATTCCTATGTGGGTTCGCGGGGGTGGCTCCTTGACCGCCCCCCGGCCTTCCATTACGCTCGACGCCGCCCCTGGGCCCTTCGACGCCGGCGCTGGTGCGCCGCCGCGCACTCGTCCGAGGGCCCCCCCAGCGCAGCGAGATGCCTCGGCCCGATGGCTGTCGACAAGAACAAGATCATCGCCGAGGCGACGAAGCTCGTTCAGAAGGGGGCGTACGACAAGGCGATCAAGGCCTACGAGAAGATCCTGGCGGAGGACGCCAAGGACGTCCGCATCCTCCTCAAGATCGGCGAGCTTCACCAGAAGAAAGGCGACGACAAGGCCGCCGCGGCCGCCTTCCAGAAGGTCGCCGAGACCTACGCCGAGCAGGGCTTCTTCCTCAAGTCCGTCGCCGTCTACAAGCAGATCGTGAAGCTCGACCCGGACGACGTCCGGGCCAACGAGCGGCTCGCGGCCCTGTACCAGCAGCTGGGCCTGATGAGCGACGCCATGGCGCAGCTCCAGACCGTGGCGGCCGCGCACGAGAAGGCCGGCGACCTGGGCCGGCTCACCGAGATCCTCCGGCGCATGGTGGACCTCGACCCGGAGAACATCGCCTCCTCGATCAAGCTCGGCGAGATGCAGGCGCGGGCCGGCCACCCGGCGTCGGCGCTCGAGTGCTTCCGCCGCGCGGCCGACTACCTGAAGCGGAACGGCCGCGCCGACGAGTACCTCAGGGTCGCGGAGCGGATCGCGGTGCTCACGCCGGACGATCACGCGCTCACCCGCGAGCTCGCCCACGTCTACCTGGGGAAGGGCGACACGAAGCGGGCGCTCGCGAAGCTCCAGCTCTGCTTCAAGGTCGACCCGAAGGACGTCGAGACGCTGCAGCTCCTCGCGCAGGCGTTCCGCGACCTCGGCCAGACCGCGAAGACGCTCTCCGTCTGGAAGGAGCTCGCGCGCCTCCACGAGGAGCGGGGCCGCGCCGGCGACGCGCGCGCCGCGTGGCGCAAGGTCCAGGAGCTCGCGCCCGACGACGCGGACGCCGCGGCGGCGCTCGGCGCGGGGTGGGCGCGCTCGCCGGCCCCCGCCCACCCGCCGCCGCCCGCGCACCCGGCGGCGACGCCGCTCGCGTTCGGTCCGGCCTTCGACCCGCCGCCGGTCCCCGGCCGCGTGCCGCAAGGCCCTCCCCCGGGAGCGCGCGTCTCGCCGGCCGTCGTGGCGCCGCCGCCCGCCCCGGCGGGCGTGGCGCCCCCGCCCGCGGGAGGCCCGGCCGGCATCCCGAAGCTCCTCACCGAGACCGACGTCTACGTGAAGTACGGGCTGCACGACAAGGCGCTCGATCACCTGCGCAAGGTGCTCGCGATCGATCCCGACTGCCCGGAGGCGTATGAGCGCATCCGCGACGTCCACGACGCCGCGGGGCGTGCCTCCGACGCCGCCGCGGCGGGCGTCCGCGCGGCGCGCTCGCTCCTCGCGCGCGGCCAGGAGGAGCGTGCCCGCGAGGCGGTGACCCGTCTCGGCCAGCTCTCGCCCGGGCACCCCGAGCTCGCGAGCCTCGCCGCGGCGGCGGGCGGAGGCGCCGACGAGGTGGAGCTGGTGCCCCTCGAGGCCGAGGAGCTCGTCGAGGCGGATCCGGTCGAGGACGACGCGCTCGCGCTGGCCGCCGCCGGCCACGAGGGCGACGACGTCGTCGAGGACGAGCCGGTGGGGCCCGCGCCGGCGCGCGAGGAGCACGCCGGCGTCGAGATCGAGGTCGCCGAGAGCGAGCTGGACGCGGCGGGCGACGCGCTCGCCGAGGCCGCGGCGCTCGCCTCCGCGGCCTCGGAGGAGATCGTCGAGGAGGAGCCTCCGCGGGCCCGCGCCCCCGCACCGGCCGCGTCGGCCCCGCGCCGGGACGGCGCGTCGAGGTCGCCCGCCGGGAGGCCCGCGCCGGCGCAGGCGGCGGCCCCGGCGTGGACTCCCGCGCCCGTCGCGCCGCCGCCGCCCCCGGCGGCCAGGCCTCCCGCTCGCGCCGCCGGCGGGGACGTGCCGGACCTCTCCGACGAGCTCGAGGAGACCGAGTTCTTCCTCCAGCAGGGCCTGCTCGACGACGCGCGCGACGCGCTGCACGCCCTCCTCGCCGCGCACCCGCGCCACCCCGTGCTCGAGGCGCGCCTCGCAGAGGTCGAGCGGCGTGCCGGCCGAGCTGCGCCGGCGGCGGCGCCTTCCGGCGCGCGCGAGACGCGCCCGCTCGAGGTCTCGGGACCGGACGAGAGCTTCGACATCGCGCGCGAGCTCGCGGACGAGCTCGCCGGCGAGGCGCCCCCCACCGTCGACGACGAGTTCCAGTACTCGGTCGAGGACGTCTTCGCGCAGTTCAAGAAGGGCGTCGAGCAGACGGTCCGCCCCGAGGACAGCGCGACGCACTACGACCTCGGCATCGCCTACAAGGAGATGGCGCTCCTCGACGACGCGATCCAGGAGTTCGAGGTCGCGCTGCGCGGCGCGGACAAGCGGCGCGCCATCGACTGCCTCTCGATGGTCGGCCTCTGCCGCATGGCGAAGGGGGAGCCTCGCGAGGCGATCCGCGCCTTCCGCCGCGCGCTCGCGTCCGAGGCGCTGACCAAGGAAGCGGCGAAGGCGATCCAGTACGAGCTCGGCGCGGCCCACGAGGCGGTCGGGGAGGCGGAGGTCGGGCTCTGGTTCCTGCAGCGCGTGGCGAAGCTCGATCCGGCGTTCCGCGAGGTCGGCGCCCGCATCGGCGCGCTCGGGGGCGGACCGGGCCGGCCGCCGGCGGACGCGAGCCGCGGCGCGCGGCCGGCGCAGGCCCCGCGGCCGCCCGCCGGCGTGAAGAAGAACATCGGGTACCTGTAGCAAGGACGCTGCGTGAACTACCTCGAGTACTACGAGCTGTCGCAGGAGCCGTTCTCGAACGCGCCCGTCTCGCGCTTCTACTACTCGTCGGCCCAGCACGCCCAGGCGCTGCTCCGGCTCACGCACGCGGTCTCCGGGATGAAGGGGCTGGCGGTCCTGGTCGGCGACATCGGCGCCGGCAAGACGACGCTCGCGCGCCGCATGCTGGACGCGCTCCCGGAGGAGGAGTACGAGGCGGCGCTCCTCGTCATCATCCACTCCGGCATCACCGCGAGCTGGCTCCTGAAGCGCATCGCGCTGCAGCTCGGGGTGGAGAGCCCGGCGGACGAGAAGCTGGCGCTCCTCTCCCAGCTCTACCAGCGGCTCGTCCGGATCTACGAGCAGGGCAAGAAGGCCGTGGTCCTCATCGACGAGGCCCAGATGCTCGCCACGCGCGAGATCATGGAGGAGTTCCGCGGCCTGCTGAACCTCGAGGTCCCGGAGCGGAAGCTCCTCTCGTTCGTGTTCTTCGGCCTGCCGGAGATCGAGCAGAACCTGAAGCTCGACCCGCCCCTCGCCCAGCGGGTCGCCCTCAAGTACCGGCTCGAGCCCCTCTCCGCGGAGGCCACCGGGGCGTACGTCCGACATCGGCTCCGGCTGGCGGGGGCGCCGCGCGTCCCGTTCACTCCGGGCGCGGTCGCGCGCATCCACGCCTACACGCGCGGCACGCCGCGACTCATCAACACCTTGTGCGACAACGCGCTCTTCGAGGGCTTCGTCGCGCGGGCCCGGGAGCTCGACGAGGGGTTCGTCGATCGCGTGGCGCGCGATCTCGGTATCGACCTCCCGGCCTCGGACGCCCGCCCGCCGGAGCCCCCGGCGCGGCTCGACCTCGCCGAGATCGATCGCTACCTCGAGTCGCTGAAGTAGCCGCCGCCCGCTTGGCCGCGCGCGCACGCCGGTGGAGAATCCAGGCAGGTGAAGAAGCGCACCGTCGCCCTGGCGTTCCTCGCGCTGATCGTGGCCCTCGTGGGCGGCACGATCGCGGCCCTGCGCACGCGCTGGGCGGCGGAGCTCACCTGCGAGCTCGCGGTCGGGCGCGTCGAGCGCGCGACGGGGCTCGAGCTCGCGGTCGCCGCCTGCCGGATCCGCCCGCTCGCGCTGGAGCTGGAGGCGGAGGGGGTGCGGCTCGGGCCGGCCGAGGCGCCGCTCTTCACGGCCGACGCGCTCTCCGCGCGGCTCGCGCCCATCCAGGCGCTCGGCCGCCAGCTCCACCTCCGCGAGCTGCGCCTCGTCCGGCCCCGGCTGGTGATCCCTCCCCGCCAGGCGACGCCCGGCGGCGCGGGCGGGCCCGCCTGTCCGCCGGCGCTCCTGTCGCGCTTCGAGGTACGCCACCTGGACGTCGAGGCGGGCTCCCTGGACGTGGCGTTCGGGGCGGGCCGCCGCGTCGTCGTCGACCGGCTCGACGTGCGCTCCAGGCCGCCCGCGCGATCGCTCCGCTCCCTGGGGACGCCGCTCCGGCGCGCGCGCGTCGAGCTCGCCGCCGGGCCGGTCCGGCTCTCGGAGCCGGGACGGGCCCTCGCCGTGTCGGCGCTCTCCGCGGACGTCGAGGTCGCGCTGGATCTCTCGAGCGCCGTGCTGCACGGCGCCGAGGCCGCGCTCGGGGGCGTGCGCGTCGCGGCGCGCGGGGAGGTGCGCGACCTCTGCGATCCCACGCTGGACCTCGCCGCGACCGCGCACGGCCGGGTCGCGGACGCGCTCGCGCTCGCGGGGATCACGGCGGACGCGGAGGGCAGCGCCGAGGTGGTCGTGCAGCTGCGCGGCGCCGCGCGGGCGCCGCAGGCGACCGCCACGGCGGCGTGGTCCGGCGTTCGGATCGGGGCTCAGCGCGCCGGCGACGGTCAGGCGAGCCTCCGGCTCGCGCCGGGCGAGCTCGTCGTCGAGCGGCTGGAGGTCCCGCTCGACGAGGGGAGGGCGGTGGCGCGCGGCACCGTAGGGCTGGTGCGCGGAGCGCCCGTCGTGGCGGAGGTGGAGCTCCACGGCGCGGAGCTCGCGGAGGTGCTGGACCGCCTCGGCGTGCGCGACCCATGGGTGAGCCTCAAGCTCGACGGCCGCGCCGCCGTCTCCGGCACGCTCTGGCCGCCGGCGCTCGCGGGGGAGCTCGCGACGGAGCTGCGCGAGCTGCGGGCGCTCACCCGTCCGTATCGCGAGGCGAAGGGCGATCCCGGGGTCGTCGCGTTCGGGCGGGGCCGGCTCGAGTCGGCCGTCCGCGTCGACCGCGAGGGGCTCTTCTTCGACGGCGGGCGGCTTTCGGTGGGCCGCGGGACGCTCGCGGCCGACGCCGCCGTCCACTTCTCGGAGGCGGGCGGCTTCTCGGTGCAGGCGCGCGGCGAGGCGGACCTGGACGCCCTCGGCCGTGTCGCCGAGATCCCGTGGTCCGGCCTCGCACGCGTCGAGGCGACCATCGCCGCCGCGCCCTACGGCAACCCGCACGTCGCCGGCCGGGCGCGCGTGGACCGCTTCCGGTTCCTCGACGTCGACCTGGGGAACGTCAGCTCGGACTTCCGCTACGACGACTTCCTGCTCCGCCTCTCCCGCGCCGAGGGTCTCCGCAACGTGTCCCGCTGGCGGGGCGAGGGGATCGTGGATCTCGAGCGCACCCCGGCGCACGTCGTCTCCTCGCGCTTCGAGGCGAAGGGTCGGATCCGGGACCTGCTCGACGCCGTCCGCGACTGGCTCCCCCGCACGCGCTGGATGCGCGACGTCGTCGACGGCGACGTCGAGGTGTCGGGCACCGCCAACGGGCCCGCCGACGCGGTGGACGCCGAGTTCGAGGCGCGGCTCGGGGCGGGGACGATCTACGGCCGGCGGTACGACTCGGGCCGCGCGGAGGGGCGCATCCACCGTGGCGTCGAGACGCGGCTCGACCGCGCGGAGGTGCGCCGCGGCACCGGCGTGGTCCGCGCGAGCGGGACCTGGAGCGCGCTGCCGCCGTTCCCGTGGGACGTCGGCGTCACCTTCTCCGGCGTGCCGCTCGAGGCGCTCGAGCTCTCCAGCGGACAGTGGGCGGGCACCGTCGCCGGCACGGCGAAGCTCGACGGCTCCGTCGACCACCCCCGCGTGCGCTTCGCCGCGAGCGGCGACGCGGTGCACGCCGCCGGCGTCGGGGTCGGCACCGTGCAGGTCGGCGGCACGCTCGACGGCGAGCGGCTCGTCGTGACGGGCGGGGCGGACGGCGTCTCGTTCGAGGGGGAGGCCACGCTGGCCGGGCGCATGCCGTTCCGCGCCCGCGCCCGGCTGGCGATGCACGACGTGTCCCGGCTCCTGCCCGAGGGCGCGCCAGCGGGCCTCCGCGCGCGGGTCGCGGGGGAGGGGAGCGCGGAGGGCGAGCTCGCGGACCTCTCGCACGCCCGCGCGCGCGTGCGACTCGACGAGGTGCAGGTCGGGTACGCCGACTTCCGGGTGCAGTCGGCCCAGCCCGCGGTGCTGGAGCTGGATCGGGGACGTGTCGAGGTGCAGGGGCTCGTGCTGCGCGGCGCGAACACCGAGCTCGCCCTCTCGGGCGCGCGCGCCGCGTCCGGGCAGCTCGACGTGTCGGCGCGCGGGAACCTCGACCTGCGCCTGCTCGGCGGGCTCGCGCCGACGCTGCGCCGCCCGGCGGGGCGGCTCACCCTCGAGGCGCACGTCGGCGGCACCGCCGAGGAGCCGGTCCTCGTCGGGGCTGGGCGCCTGGCGGACGCCGGGTTCGAGCTGCGCGACGTGACGCTCGCCCTGACCGGGCTGCGGGGGGACCTCGCCTTCTCGCAGAACCGCGTGCTGTTCGAGGGGCTGGAGGGGGCGGTGAACGGCGGGCGCGCCCGGCTCGAGGGGGAGGTGGAGCTCGCCTCGTTCCGCCCGTCGCGCCTGCGGGTGGAGGCGAAGCTGGACGAGATCCCGGTGGCGATCCCCGCCTACCTGCCCGCCACGCTCTCGGGCCGCCTCGAGGCGGTGGGCACCCCGCAGGCGACGACCGTCACCGGTCGCGTCCACGTCGTGCGCGCCCGCTACACCGCCGACGTGGACCTCGAGCGCAGCCTGCTGGAGGTGCGGCGGCGGGCGGTGGCGCCGCCCCGCGCCTACGACCACGCGGGGGAGTGGCTCCGCTTCGACGTCCAGCTCGCGGTGGACGGCGACGTGCGCATCGAGAACGATCTCGTCCGCGGGCCGCTCTCGGGCGAGCTGACCCTCACGGGCTCGCTCGCGGCGCCCGGCCTCGTCGGGACGCTCGCGATGGCGGAGGGGAGCCGCGCGATCTTCCGCGGGAACGAGTTCCAGCTCACGCACGCGGTCCTGGAGCTCACCGATCGCAACCGGATCGCGCTCGCGCTCGACTTCCACGGCGAGTCGCAGGTGCGGGACTACCAGGTCTACATGCACGTGTTCGGGCCCTTGAGCGACCCGCAGATCACGCTCACCAGCGCGCCGGCGCTCGCGCAGCCCGACATCATCACGCTGCTCTCGCTCGGGTTCACGCGCCGCGACGCCGCGGCGGGGGCGGGCGTGGGCGGGGTGGCCACCGCCGCCGCCGCGCAGGCGCTCTTCTCGGCCTCTGGCCTGGACGAGCAGGTGAAGCGCTTCCTCCCCCGCGGCGGCGTGGTGCGCGATCTCTCCGTCCGCATCACGAGCGCCTACTCGGAGGGGAGCGGCCAGGTGGAGCCGCGCGCCGAGTTCGAGTCCTGGTTCCTGCGCGACAGGCTGCGCCTCCGCTACCAGGCGCCGCTCGCCGGCGCGCGGGGCCAGAAGGCCCAGGCCGAGCTCCGGCTCGGTAACCATACGGCGGTGCAGTACCAGTGGGACAACGACAACCCCGACGTGGCCACCGGCGATCACGGCGTGGACCTGAAGCTGCGGTGGGAATGGACGGACGACTGATGCTGCGGCGCACGATCCCGGGCCTGCGTCCCTCGGCTCCGGCTGTGCTGCGCACGTCCTACGCTCGGGATGAGCGGGCGACGTCCTGGCTCCCTGCGCCTGCGGCCCTGGACTCGAGCCTGCCCGGGCTTGGTCGAGGGACGGTCTCCTGCGCCTCGCGCCCGCTCGCGCGCCGCTCCGTCCGCGCGCGGTGGCTCGCCGCCCTGCTCGCCGCGCTCCTCGCCTGCGCCGCCCTCCCCGCGGCCGCGCAGGAGCCCCCGCCGCGCGTCGTCGGCGTCGAGCTGCGCGTCCCCGAACGCGAGGATCGCGTCGCGCTCGCCGCCCTCGTGGACGTGGCGCCGGGAGAGACGCTCTCCCGCCGCGCGCTCCGCCGCACCGTGCAGCGGCTCTACCAGACCGGGCGGTTCCGCAACGTCGTGGTCCGCGCCGCGCCCGCCGCCCCGCCGCCCGGCCAGTCCGGTGCGTGGGTCTCGCTCGTCGTCGAGGCGCTCCCCGTCCGCCTGCTGGCGACCCTCGAGCTCCGCCTGGAGGGCGCGCCGGTGCTCGACGCCGACCAGGTGCGCGCCGCCGCGCGGCTCCCGACCGGCGAGCCGTTCGACGATCCGGACCTGGAGGCCGCCGCCGCGCGGGTCGCGGCCGTGCTCGCGCGCCGCGGCTACCGGGAGGCGGTCGTGGAGGCGCGCGAGGTGCGCGACGGCGCCGTCGAGCTCCGCGTCGTGCCGGGCGAGCCGGTGCGCATCCGCTCGGTGCGCCTCGCGGGCTCCGGCGAGGCGCCGCGGCTCACCGCCGCCCTCCGCTCGCGCGCAGGCGCGCCGCTCGACGAGGACGTCCTCGCCGCGGACGTGCGCGCGGCCCGCGCCGCGCTGCACGCGAGCGGGTATCGCCGCGCGCGGGTGGGCGCGCCGGAGATCCGGCTCGAGGGGCGGCTCGCGGACGTGGAGCTGCCCGTCGACGCGGGCCCGCGCCTCGCGTTCCTCTTCCGCGGCAACGGGCGGATCGCGGCCGCGGTGTTGACGCGGCAGCTGGGGTTCGAGGACGGCCAGCCCGTCGACGCGCCGGCCATCGCCGCCGCCGCGGAGCGCATCCGCGCCTTCTACCGCGCCCGCGGGTTCGCGACGGCGCGGGTGGAGGTGGAGGAGGTGCGGCGCGGCCGCGTCGCGGCGGTGGTCTTCCACGTCGAGGAGGGGCGCCGCTACCGCCTGGAAGAGGTGCGGCTGGAGGGAGTGGAGCAGCGAGACGCGACGACCCTGCGCGCGCAGCTCGCCGCGATCCTCGACGAGGAGGGCGGGAGACGTGACGACGGGGCGATGGACCGCGCGCGCGCGCTGATCGTCTCGATCCCCGGCGTGCGGCCGCCCCCCGCGCCCCCGGCGGCGCTCCCGCCCAGCGAGGTGTGGGACGAGGCCGCCTGGGCGCGCGCCGCGGAGCGGATCGTGGACGACTACCGCGCGGCGGGCTGGCTCGAGGCGGTGTACCTCGGCGCCTCCGTGTCGCTCGACGCCCGGCGGCGCGCCGCGGACGTGACGGTCCGCTTCCGGGAGGGTCCCCGCACGCACGTGGAGGCGATCTCGTTCGAGGGGAACCGCGTGCTCTCGCTCGCCGAGCTCGCACGCGAGTCGCGGCTCGCGCCGGGCGATCCCCTCGTCTTCGAGCGCATCGAGGAGACCCGCTCGGCGATCCTGCGCCGCTACCTCGCGCGCGGCCACCTCTACGCTCGCGTCGACGCGCGCGAGCAGATCGAGCCCGGGCTCCACACGGTGGCGATCCGGTTCGTCGTGGACGAGGGGCCGCAGGTGCGGATCGGGCGCGTCCAGCTGTCGGGCAACCGCCGGACCCGCGAGGAGGTCGTGCGGGGGGCGCTCGCGTTCGCCGAGGGCGACCTGTACGACCCGGACGCGATCGCGAAGAGCCAGGCGGCCCTCCTGCGCCTGGGCGTCTTCCGCTCGGTGTCGATCCGCGTCCAGGAGCCGGAGGCGCCGCACGAGACGAAGGACCTCGCGGTGGAGCTCACCGAGCGGCCGTGGGCCACGCTCGCGCAGGGCGTCGGCTTCTCGATCGCCGACGGTCCGCGCGCGTTCGTCGAGTACGGCGAGCCGAACATCCTCGGCCGG includes:
- a CDS encoding POTRA domain-containing protein produces the protein MDGRLMLRRTIPGLRPSAPAVLRTSYARDERATSWLPAPAALDSSLPGLGRGTVSCASRPLARRSVRARWLAALLAALLACAALPAAAQEPPPRVVGVELRVPEREDRVALAALVDVAPGETLSRRALRRTVQRLYQTGRFRNVVVRAAPAAPPPGQSGAWVSLVVEALPVRLLATLELRLEGAPVLDADQVRAAARLPTGEPFDDPDLEAAAARVAAVLARRGYREAVVEAREVRDGAVELRVVPGEPVRIRSVRLAGSGEAPRLTAALRSRAGAPLDEDVLAADVRAARAALHASGYRRARVGAPEIRLEGRLADVELPVDAGPRLAFLFRGNGRIAAAVLTRQLGFEDGQPVDAPAIAAAAERIRAFYRARGFATARVEVEEVRRGRVAAVVFHVEEGRRYRLEEVRLEGVEQRDATTLRAQLAAILDEEGGRRDDGAMDRARALIVSIPGVRPPPAPPAALPPSEVWDEAAWARAAERIVDDYRAAGWLEAVYLGASVSLDARRRAADVTVRFREGPRTHVEAISFEGNRVLSLAELARESRLAPGDPLVFERIEETRSAILRRYLARGHLYARVDAREQIEPGLHTVAIRFVVDEGPQVRIGRVQLSGNRRTREEVVRGALAFAEGDLYDPDAIAKSQAALLRLGVFRSVSIRVQEPEAPHETKDLAVELTERPWATLAQGVGFSIADGPRAFVEYGEPNILGRALELGARAKVNYPVETPWVDRPDLADKPPADRVEGRAEVGLRTPNLGFLPFPASGRANVIGEILHRKAYALRRASAIAGVDVGLTSRLSTSLQYELEVDRIDRTDAVGFLTQADLERLRFDEGITTLHALRPSISIDYRDNSAHPHSGWFATGALEYARSLGVERPGPDGRPLLGLLPASGIHTNMLKLSAAGSGYLPIGRGSVVALSLRGGRVFPLDPRSQTIIPRRFFLGGASSMRGYGEEEMIPEDVRDHLASEARHCASSPTQVGCTERGARIADGERPVSEGGEAFLLAKAELRVPVRRTLEAGLFVDLGNLWLDPLRYRLVDLRANAGVGLRFVTPIGPAALDLGFNLNPDGDVNERVFAPHFTIGLF